A window from Sebastes fasciatus isolate fSebFas1 chromosome 22, fSebFas1.pri, whole genome shotgun sequence encodes these proteins:
- the LOC141760886 gene encoding uncharacterized protein LOC141760886 has product MEVFKEETEFTDIRMVQRVVDLFESRPGFQRIVRLGLVANMNYDDERGGKDEDDYGTGNWAHGHNNFHGYPRLSDRSSDRGSSGNHTRSSSSVYQLPRHYYTSSCAVPHPPAVKVQAKESDSERRARLLEEAKKGKEKAQKKRTKKQKQKERKQLERSEKEEQNPIKDKEEKDDAQQSKADESKPVNDESRNDTISSVKQLAAAKDTDSSDSSEDESSDEDSDTKSDSGDSEELDMTSTFVSKAALIARRKIEQKPRPEWREKQKTPVKEQPKTVPDKPTEDPEVEKKEAAAPSSPTFEDNVKISTNLAIIGNRFASAGDFNMAVKYFTDAIKYNPTEYKLFGNRSFCFEKLQEYEKALTDAELSLSMWPGWVKGQFRRGRALAGLKRYEEAAQAFREVLKLDSSYAEAAQELMRVQITQLMEYGFTREQSSNALIIHGTVKKALEVLSKLHHRPGAIQNGALQPAQLANVTGISPVLSAIMIPAHHPPPQTHGAPQTAFKNKALGPAPNMSNIQSQPKPIPYQATKTNNEDPQELFPVWVGNLVYPVTESMISNVFNKVGLVYSVKVLISKRCAFVNYTKQEYCDEAIQRLHGYELNGMKIAVRYPDRIPPGMGISRAALKAEDLQDENVGQNEYGNAAGNRRPFRPYRYVPEYRGKY; this is encoded by the exons CAAAGGGTTGTGGATTTGTTTGAGAGTCGTCCTGGTTTTCAAAGGATAGTAAGACTTGGCCTTGTTG CAAATATGAATTACGATGATGAGCGAGGTGGTAAAGATGAGGATGATTATGGAACTGGCAATTGGGCACATGGTCATAACAACTTCCATGGATACCCAAGGCTCTCTGACAGGAGTAGTGACAGAGGATCAAGTGGGAATCATACAAGGTCATCCAGCTCTGTTTATCAGCTTCCACGGCATTACTACACTTCATCTTGTGCAGTTCCTCACCCACCCGCTGTAAAAGTTCAGGCAAAGGAGAGT GACTCTGAAAGAAGAGCCAGATTATTAGAAGAAGcaaaaaaaggcaaagaaaAGGCTCAGAAGAAGCGAACTAAAAAGCAG aaacagaaagaaagaaaacagcttGAGAGGTCGGAGAAGGAAGAACAGAACCCCATTAAAGATAAAGAG GAAAAAGATGACGCACAGCAATCTAAAGCAGACGAGAGCAAACCAGTTAATGATGAATCCAGAAACGATACCATTTCCAGTGTTAAACAGTTGGCTGCAGCAAAAGATACAGACAGCAGTGACAGTAGTGAAGACGAATCCAGTGATGAAGATAGCGACACCAAGAGTGATTCGGGCGACTCTGAG GAACTGGACATGACGAGTACATTTGTGAGTAAAGCTGCTCTTATAGCCCGGCGTAAAATAGAGCAGAAGCCCAGGCCTGagtggagagagaaacaaaagacACCAGTCAAAGAACAACCTAAAACCGTCCCTGACAAACCTACTGAAGACCCGGAGGTTGAAAAGAAG GAAGCTGCCGCCCCTAGCAGCCCCACTTTTgaagataatgtaaaaataagCACTAATCTTGCAA TTATTGGAAATAGGTTTGCCAGTGCTGGAGACTTTAATATGGCTGTGAAGTATTTCACGGATGCAATTAAGTACAACCCTACAGAGTATAA GTTGTTTGGCAATCGTTCCTTCTGTTTTGAAAAGTTGCAAGAATATGAGAAGGCGTTGACTGATGCGGAGTTGTCTCTCAGCATGTGGCCAGGCTGGGTTAAAGGCCAGTTTAGGCGGGGCAGAGCTTTGGCAGGTTTAAAG aGGTATGAGGAGGCTGCCCAGGCCTTCAGGGAGGTTCTCAAACTGGACAGTTCATATGCAGAAGCTGCCCAGGAGCTGATGCGGGTGCAGATAACACAACTAATG GAGTACGGTTTCACTCGGGAGCAGAGCTCAAATGCTTTAATTATTCACGGGACCGTAAAAAAGGCGCTAGAGGTGCTGTCCAAATTACACCATCGACCTG GAGCTATTCAAAATGGCGCTCTCCAACCGGCTCAACTAGCAAATGTCACCGGGATCTCTCCAGTCCTTTCAGCCATCATGATCCCtgctcatcatcctcctcctcagaccCACGGTGCACCCCAAACAGCATTTAAGAACAAAGCTTTAGGCCCAGCCCCAAATATGtccaacatccagagtcaaccAAAGCCCATTCCTTATCAGGCCACGAAGACCAACAATGAAGACCCACA GGAGCTGTTTCCAGTTTGGGTGGGAAACTTGGTTTACCCAGTAACTGAGTCCATGATAAGCAACGTGTTTAACAA GGTTGGGCTCGTCTATAGTGTGAAGGTTCTGATTTCCAAACGATGCGCCTTCGTAAACTATACAAAACAAGAGTATTGTGATGAAGCTATCCAACGCTTGCAT GGCTATGAGCTGAACGGCATGAAGATAGCTGTGAGGTACCCAGACAGGA